From one Stigmatopora nigra isolate UIUO_SnigA chromosome 8, RoL_Snig_1.1, whole genome shotgun sequence genomic stretch:
- the socs9 gene encoding suppressor of cytokine signaling 9, whose product MLPEESGARRKERERGARPKVRLSRSEERRVSGSGQRSAHGRWKDLTAHEPAAERPVSDGFEYGNFLKELESRDHATAPSATHRVGCRCHSMEASLVSEEGTTSQALGAVNSNAELTPSEGGSSGRTLRQKIQDAVGQCFPMKINNGASTPALPQVFSLSANCNSSRRKIHLSELMLDDCPFPEGSELAQKWHLIKQHTALEPAAGLAAFPPDDVDGRLRERRRISIEHGVEPPADAEIHTLEVTPQASAALQRRRGPKLAHCVTEAGGTEQKQFFLQRQHQLLLQSCLDTLDEVVASSSDASPAPPVDPEGFQTPVPPNAGRHVHTQIDYIHCLVPDLLQITNLPCYWGVMDRYEAESLLEGKPEGTFLLRDSAQEDYLFSVSFRRYGRSLHARVDQWNHNFSFDVRDPSVFHAPTVTALVEHYKDPNSCMFFEPLLSFPMHRTQPFSLQRLCRAVVSSRTSYDGINALPVPNALKKQLKEYHYKQRVHVHRLDTWWE is encoded by the coding sequence ATGTTGCCAGAGGAGTCTGGGGCTCGTAGAAAAGAACGGGAGAGGGGAGCGCGGCCCAAGGTGCGTCTGAGTCGTTCAGAGGAGAGACGAGTCTCTGGCAGTGGGCAGAGAAGCGCCCATGGTAGGTGGAAAGACTTGACCGCTCACGAACCGGCTGCCGAACGGCCCGTCAGTGACGGCTTTGAATATGGAAATTTCCTAAAAGAGCTGGAGAGTAGGGACCATGCCACAGCCCCCTCAGCTACCCATAGAGTGGGTTGCAGATGCCACAGTATGGAGGCCTCATTAGTGTCAGAAGAGGGCACGACCAGCCAAGCATTGGGAGCAGTCAACTCGAACGCAGAGTTGACACCCAGTGAAGGGGGGAGCAGCGGTCGCACACTCCGCCAAAAAATCCAAGATGCAGTGGGACAGTGTTTTcccatgaaaataaataatggcGCGAGCACGCCGGCGCTCCCGCAAGTGTTCTCTCTGTCGGCAAACTGCAACTCTTCCAGGCGCAAGATCCACCTCAGCGAGCTGATGCTGGACGACTGCCCGTTCCCAGAGGGGTCAGAGCTGGCTCAGAAGTGGCATCTGATCAAGCAGCACACCGCACTGGAACCTGCTGCCGGGCTGGCCGCGTTCCCGCCGGACGACGTGGACGGCCGGCTAAGGGAACGGCGGCGTATAAGCATCGAGCACGGCGTGGAGCCGCCCGCCGATGCCGAGATCCACACACTGGAGGTGACGCCGCAGGCCAGCGCGGCCCTTCAAAGGCGGCGCGGGCCCAAGCTTGCCCACTGCGTCACCGAGGCGGGCGGCACTGAGCAGAAGCAATTTTTCCTTCAGCGACAGCATCAGCTTCTGTTGCAGAGCTGTCTAGACACCCTTGACGAGGTGGTGGCGTCCTCTTCCGACGCCAGCCCCGCCCCCCCGGTGGACCCGGAAGGGTTCCAGACTCCCGTGCCTCCCAACGCTGGCCGGCACGTTCACACCCAGATTGACTACATCCACTGTTTGGTCCCCGACCTGCTGCAGATCACCAACTTACCTTGTTACTGGGGCGTCATGGACCGCTACGAGGCGGAGTCGCTCCTAGAGGGCAAACCCGAGGGCACCTTCCTGCTGCGTGACTCTGCCCAGGAGGACTACCTGTTCTCCGTCAGCTTCCGGCGCTACGGCCGCTCACTGCACGCCCGCGTCGACCAGTGGAACCACAACTTCAGCTTTGACGTACGTGACCCCAGCGTCTTCCACGCGCCCACCGTCACGGCTCTAGTGGAGCATTACAAGGACCCCAACTCGTGCATGTTCTTCGAGCCCTTGTTGTCCTTCCCCATGCACCGCACGCAGCCTTTCAGCCTGCAGAGGCTATGCCGGGCCGTCGTCAGCAGCCGCACCTCCTACGACGGCATCAACGCGCTACCCGTTCCCAACGCCTTGAAGAAACAGCTTAAGGAGTATCACTACAAGCAGAGGGTACACGTCCACAGGCTGGACACTTGGTGGGAATAA